The Paraconexibacter algicola genome includes the window GGCGGGTCCGGCGCGACGTCCCGGTGACGTTGCGGATCCAGTCCGGCCGCCAGGACATCCGCTTCGGCCGGACCGCCAGCGTCACCCTCCGGGCCGGGGCGAGCTACGCGGGGCCGCGCGCCCTGCGCTCCGCCCGCCTCCCCCGAGCCTGCGCCTCGATCTGATGCGCCGCCCGCTCGCCCTGCTCGCCGTCCTCGCCGGACTCGTCACCGCCGCCCCGGCGTCGGCCGTGCCGCTGGAGGCGACCCCGTTCCCGGCCGAGCCGGTCGGCGGGGTGGAGCCCAACGAGACGCCCGCGACCGCGCAGCCCGTCCTCAGCGGCCAGCGGATCCGCGGGACGCTGCTGGCCCAGGAGGACGTCGGCCTCGACCTCGACCACTACCGCGTCAGCGCGCAGGCCGGTGAGCGGCTGTTCGCGGCGGTCACGACGGCCACCAGCCCGGTCGCGGACGTCGGCCTGCGGCTGATCGGCCCCGACGGCACCACGGTCCTCGAGTCCGACGCCGACGACGGCGAGCAGAACCCGCTGTCGGCGACTTTCGCCGGCGTCCCGCTCCCGCAGACCGGCACGTACACGCTGCGGGTCTCGCGCGACGGGCCGAACGTGATCGCCCCGTACGACCTCGTCGTGCGGGTCGTGCCCGGGGCCGCGACGGCCGAGAGCGAGCCCAACGACGTCGTCGCGCAGGCCAACCCGCTCCCGGCCGGGGGCGTCCTCGGCACGTACGCGGCCGGGGTGGGCGGCCAGGACCTGCACCGCCTGCAGCTGCAGGCGGGCGACACGGTCGCGCTCGCGCTCGACCTCGACCCCGAGCGCGACGGGGTGACCTGGAACGGGCGCCTGGCGCTCGCGGGCCCGTCGGGCCCGCTGGACCGGGTCGACGATCCCGGCGGTGACGCGACGCCGTCGGAGGCGCTCGTCCTGACGGCCGCCGAGACCGGCACCTACGTCGTGACCGTCGACTCCTCGTCGGCGGGGTCGGCGACCTCCACCTACCGGCTGGTCGCGACCGTGGTCGCGCGCGAGACGCCGTCGTGCCGCAGCGTCGCCGGCTCCCCGGCGGGGGTCGGCGACGGCACCACCGAGGTGCCGATCGTCGTCACGGACCCGGCGGAGATCCGGCGGCTCGCGGTGAACCTGAGCATCACGCACACGCGGCTCGAGGACCTCGACGTGGCGTTGCGCTCCCCGTCCGGCGTGGAGGTGGCGCTGTTCAACGACGTGGCCCTGGGCGCCTCGGGCACCACGACGCACACCGCGACCTACGGGACGCTCGCCGGCGCGACGCTCGGGGTCGGGCTCGCGCCCGTGTCCGTCGCCCCCGGCGCCACCACGCGGCTGCAGTGGTTCGAGGGGACCGAGGCGGCCGGGACCTGGCGGCTCGTGCTGCGCGACGACACCCCGGGCAACGGCACGAGCGGCTCGGTGCTGCCGCCGACGCTGGTGCTCTGCCCGCAGGACCCCCTGCCCACCGGGAACGAGCTCTTCGCCGCGACCTTCAACGCCGACGACGGCGGCTTCACGCACAGCGGCACCGCCGACGAGTGGGAGCGCGGGACGCCCGCGACGGTCGCCACCAGCAGCTCCAACCCGGTCGCCGGCCTGTCGACGTGCGGCGAGGGCAGCGGCTGCTTCAAGACCGACCTCGACGGCACCTACGGCAACGGCACCCAGGTGCTGCTCTCCCCGCCGATCTCGCTCGCCGGCCGCAGCGGCCGGATCCTCGCCAGCTGGCGGCAGTGGTTCCAGCTGGAGTTCGCGCGGTTCGACTTCGCCCGCGTGAGCGTGGTCGAGGTGGGCGGGGCGAACCCCACGACGCTGTGGGAGTGGGACGGGCCGACGATGACGAACGTGGGGGTCGGTCCGGGCGTCGGGCTCGCGATCCCCGCGGCCGCCGGCTGGGCGCGGCTGACCGGGAACCTCTCCGCCTACGCGGGACGGACCGTGCAGCTGCGCTTCGCGCTGCAGGGCGACGCGAGCGTCAATTACGCCGGGCTGGCGATCGACGACGTCCGGATCGTCCAGCCGACCGGCACGCTGACGGTGGCGCCGGCCGGCGGCGGGACGGGTCGCGTCACCTCGTCGGTCGGCGGGATCGACTGCGGCGCGACCTGCGCGTCGACGGCGCTGCCGCTGGACACCCCGGTCACGCTCACCGCGGTCCCCGCCGCCGGCAGCGTCTTCACCGGCTTCGCCGGTCCCGGCTGCAGCGGCACGGCGACGACCTGCACGGTCACGCTCGACCGCAGCCGCACCGTCACCGCGACCTTCGAGCCCGCGCCCATCCCGGACCCCGGGGTGAACCCGGGCAGCGGCACCGGGACCGGCGCACCGGGCGCCGCGACGCCTGATGCGGGCAGCGGCTTCCTGCCCGACCCCGGGCTCGCCGGGGACGTGGACGCCGACACGGTCCGCCCGGCGCTCGCGATCCGGCTCGGCCGCGGTCGCCTGACCGCCCGGCGCAGCGCCACCGTCACGCTGACGCTGTCCGAACGGGCGTCGGTCGCGGGATCGCTGAGCCTGCGCACGTGCACGCGCCGGCGGGGCGCCCGGCGGCCGACGTGCCGGACGACCACGCGGTCGGTCGTGCTCGGGACGCGCGGACAGGGGCGCAGCACCGCGCGGATCCCGCTGCGTGGCCTGCGTCCGGGCACCTACACGCTGCGGCTCACGGCCCTGGACGCGGCGGGCAACCGCTCGGCGGTCCGGACGCTGCGGCTGACCGTGCGCCGCCGCTAGCCGTCCAGCAGCGCGCCGGCGACGTCGGCGAGCACCGGCTTCATCGCCGCCCAGCGCGCGTCGATCTCCGCCGCGCCCGACACCGGGATCGCCATGACGAGCCCGCGGATGAGGGAGACGGCGGCGTCGATCGACGGCCGGAACCGCGGGTCGTCGCTGATGTCCGGGAACAGCGTGGCGGCCGTGCCGAAGATCAGCCCGCCGAGGCGCTGCTCGAGCTCGTGCAGGGCGGCGGCGAGCTGCGGCTCGGCCCAGGCCGCGGCCCACAGCTGCGCCGCGGCGATCGCGACGGGGGAGGTGAACTGCGCCCACGCCTGGTCGAGCACCGTCTCGCGCTGGGCCGGCTCGCGCAGCGCGACGAGGTCGAGCGCGTCGATCGCCTCGTCGGCGAGCCGCATCGCCAGGTGGCTGACGGTCTCGACGAGCAGCGCCTCGCGGGTCGGGAAGTGGTGCATGAGCGTGCTCTGCGCGACCCCGGCGAGCTCGGCGACCCGCCGCGTGGTCAGCTCCGCGTAGCCGTCCGCGACGAGCACCTCGCCGGTCGCGTCGAGGATCGCCGTGCGCGTGGCGACGCGCTGCTGGGCGCGGGTGAGACGGCGGGGCTCGGCGGTCATCGAGCCGCAGTGTCGCAGGCGGCGTGTGCAGGCCTGCGCGCGTTGCGGTGGAGCCCTCCGCATTTCGCCGTTCACATGATCGACCAACTCTGGTACGGTGCCGCCCGTCGATCACGTGATCGGCGAAATCGACCAGGAGGACGGCGGGATGGCGAACGAGATCCGAGGCTCGCGACTGCGACGGGCCGCGTCGATCACCGGCGTGGCGGCCGGCGTCGCGGCGCGCGAGGCGTCCGCGCGCGTCATCACGAAGACCGGGGACTCCGACGCCCGCCGCGCGGCGGCCAACCGCCAGCAGCTCAAGAGCGCGCAGGCGCTCGTCAAGGTCTTCGCCGGCATGCGCGGGGCCGCCATGAAGGTCGGCCAGACGCTCTCCGCCGTCGACCTCGGCCTCGTCCCCGAGGAGATCCGCCCCGAGTTCCAGGAGATCCTCGCCACCCTCCAGCAGGGCGCCGACCCCGTCCCGTTCCGCGCGATCCGCAAGGTCGTCGAGGAGGACCTCGAGGCCGCGATCCCCGACGTCTTCGCCTCCTTCGACGAGACGCCGCTGGCCGCCGCCTCGATCGGCCAGGTGCACCGTGCCCGGCTGCACGACGGCCGCGAGGTCGTCGTGAAGGTCCAGTACCCCGGCATCGCCGAGGCGATCCACGCCGACATGCAGAACCTGCGGCTCGGCCTGAAGCTCCTCGCCTCGATCGCCCCGGGCATCGACACCGGCGCGATCGCCGACGAGATCCGCGAGCGGATCGCCGAGGAGCTCGACTACGAGCTCGAGGCCTCCAACCAGCGCGCCATGGCGCGCGTCTACCGTGACCACCCGTTCGTCGTCGTCCCCGACGTCGTCATGGCGCTCTGTCGCGAGCGGGTCATCGTCATGGACTTCGTCGACGGCCGCCGCTTCGCCGAGGTCCGCGACCTCCCCGCCGCCGACCGCGACCGGCTCGGCGAGATCCTCTGCCGCTTCTACATCAACGGCCCGATGCGCCACCGGCTGCTCAACGGTGACCCGCACCCGGGCAACGCCCTCTACCTCGACGACGGGCGCGTCGCGTTCCTGGACTTCGGCTTCTTCAAGCGCCTGGGCGACCGCGAGGTCGAGCACCTTGTCCGCTCCAACGTCGCCACCTACCGCGGCGACGCCGACGGCCTGCTCGACCTGATCGTCGAGCTCGGGGCGCTCCCGCCCGACCCGCAGCTCGCCCAGCCGTTCTACGAGAGCTACCACGCGATCTTCGGCTGGCTGATGGTCGACGAGCACACCACCGCCGACCCGAGCACCACCGCGGAGATGATGCGCCGCTACACGCAGATGCGCGGGCAGGAGGGCTTCGACGAGCTCGTGCTGCCCGCCGAGCACTTCGTGATGATGCGCTCGGTCATGCTCCTGATCGGGCTGCTCGGCCAGCTCGGCGCCACCAACCGCTGGCTCGACATCTCGCGCGAGTGGATGTTCGGCGACGAGCCCGTCACCGAGCTCGGCCGTCAGGAGGCCGCGTTCTTCGCCGGCCGCCACGACTACACCACCCCCGCCGTCGACGCCGGGAGCCGGGCATGAGCACCGCCGTCCGCACCCCGTCGGTCAGCGGCCTGCACGCCGCCCAGTCGATGCTCCTCAAGGGCCTGCACACCGGCTCCCCGATCGTCAAGGGCGCTCCCGGCAGCGACATCGCGCGGATGCGCGTCGGGCGCCGCACGTCGTTCACGATCAAGCACCCCGACTACGTCGACCACGTCCTCCACGGGGCCGCAGACCGGTACCACAAGAGCATCGAGTACGAGCTCCTGCGCGCGGTCCTCGGCCTCAACCTCTTCACCGACGAGGACGACTCCTGGCGCCGCCACCGGATGCTGCTCAACCCGACCATGTCCAAGCGTCACGTGCGCGGGATGGTCGACCTCATGATCGACCCGATCGCCGCCTACGTCGACGCGTTCGACGACGGCAGCGATCGCATCGAGGTCGAGATGGCGTCCTCGATGGTCGGCCTGACGATGGACGTCGTCGGCACCGCGCTGTTCGGCCACCGCTTCGGGGAGGTCGGCGCGAAGATGACGAAGGTCGTGACGACCGGCCTGCGCAGCGCCGAGGTCGCCACCCGGCTGCTGATCGTCGCCTCGCCGCCCGTCTGGGGCATGCGGGCGTTCTCCCGCGCGCTGCACCACGCGCCCTACGTGCCGCCACCGCTGAACGCCCTGCAGTGGGTCATGCGGACCGTCGACGAGATCGTCTGGGACCTCATCGACGACCGTCGCGCCCACCCCACCGGCAGCGACGACCTGCTCAACCTGCTCCTCTCCACCCAGGACGAGGACGGCCGCCACCTGCCGCTGCGCCGCGTGCGCGACGAGGTCACCACGTTCATGCTCGCCGGCCACGAGACCACCGCCAACGCGCTCGCGTGGATGTGGTATCTGCTGGCGCTCAACCCCGACGCGCGCGACCGCATGCTCCGCGAGGTCGACGAGGTCCTGGACGGCCGCCGGCCGACGGTCGACGACATCCCCAACCTGCCGTGGACGACCGCCTGCTTCCAGGAGGCGATGCGGTTCTACCCGCCCGCGTGGATCATCCCGCGCACCGCGATCGAGGACGACGAGATCGACGGCCACCGCATCCCCAAGGGCGCGACCGTCATCGTCCCGATCCACGCGATCCACCACGACCCGCGGTTCTGGCCCGACCCCGAGGTGTACGACCCGTCGCGGTTCCTGCCGGAGAACGCGCGCGGCCGGCCGCGGTCGCACTACCTGCCGTTCGGCGGCGGCCGTCGCATCTGCATCGGCACGAGCTTCGCGCTGATGGAGACGACGCTGATCACCGCGATGATGTCGCAGCGGTTCGTCTACGACCTGGTGCCCGGGCACCCGGTCGAGCCGGAGGCGACGCTGACGCTCCGGCCGCGCAACGGTGTGAAGATGGTCGCGCGACGGCGCGTCGCGAACACGACGAGGGAGGCAGCATGAGGACAGCGGACCACGAGGTCGTCATCGTCGGCGCCGGCTTCTCCGGCATCGGCACGTCGATCCGGCTCACGCAGGCGGGCATCCACGATCACCTGCTTGTCGAGGAGGGCGACGACGTGGGCGGCACCTGGTACTGGAACACCTATCCGGGCGTCGCGGTCGACATCCCCTCGTTCAGCTACCAGTTCAGCTTCGAGCGGCGGACCGACTGGTCGCGCATCTACGCGCCCGGCAAGGAGCTGCGCGCGTACGCCGACGACATCGCCACCAAGCACGGGGTCCGCGCGAAGACCCGCTTCGGCACGCGCATCACCGGCGCGACGTTCGACGAGGACGTCCACCTGTGGCGGCTGGAGACCTCGGCCGGCGACGAGATCACCGCCCGCTTCGTCGTCGGCGCCACCGGCGTCCTCACCCAGCCCAAGCCGCCGGAGATCGAGGGCCTCTCCTCGTTCGGCGGCACGACGATCCACACCGCCCGCTGGGACCACTCCGTCGACCTGCGCGGCAAGCGCGTCGCGGTCATCGGCACCGGCGCGTCCGCCGTCCAGCTGATCCCGGAGATCGCCACGGAGGTCGAGCACCTCACGGTCTTCCAGCGCACGCCGATCTGGTGCCTGCCCAAGCCCGACGGCCCGCTCCCCGGCGCCGTCAAGTGGCTGATGGGCAAGATCCCCGGCGGCGACCTCGCGGCCCGCGCGGCGAGCCAGGCGTTCGTCGAGATCACGTTCCCGCTGGCCGCCCACTACTCGGCGGTCGTGCCGTTCGGCAAGCTCGGCGAGAAGGCCGGCCTGCGCGCGCTGCAGGAGGTCCGCGACCCCGAGGTTCGCGAGAAGCTCACCCCGAAGTACGCGGTCGGCTGCAAGCGCCCGAGCTTCCACAACTCCTACCTGCAGACGTTCAACCGCGAGAACGTCCTGCTGGAGACCGACCCGATCGCGCGGATCACGAAGACCGGCGTGCGCACCGAGGCGGG containing:
- a CDS encoding pre-peptidase C-terminal domain-containing protein; protein product: MRRPLALLAVLAGLVTAAPASAVPLEATPFPAEPVGGVEPNETPATAQPVLSGQRIRGTLLAQEDVGLDLDHYRVSAQAGERLFAAVTTATSPVADVGLRLIGPDGTTVLESDADDGEQNPLSATFAGVPLPQTGTYTLRVSRDGPNVIAPYDLVVRVVPGAATAESEPNDVVAQANPLPAGGVLGTYAAGVGGQDLHRLQLQAGDTVALALDLDPERDGVTWNGRLALAGPSGPLDRVDDPGGDATPSEALVLTAAETGTYVVTVDSSSAGSATSTYRLVATVVARETPSCRSVAGSPAGVGDGTTEVPIVVTDPAEIRRLAVNLSITHTRLEDLDVALRSPSGVEVALFNDVALGASGTTTHTATYGTLAGATLGVGLAPVSVAPGATTRLQWFEGTEAAGTWRLVLRDDTPGNGTSGSVLPPTLVLCPQDPLPTGNELFAATFNADDGGFTHSGTADEWERGTPATVATSSSNPVAGLSTCGEGSGCFKTDLDGTYGNGTQVLLSPPISLAGRSGRILASWRQWFQLEFARFDFARVSVVEVGGANPTTLWEWDGPTMTNVGVGPGVGLAIPAAAGWARLTGNLSAYAGRTVQLRFALQGDASVNYAGLAIDDVRIVQPTGTLTVAPAGGGTGRVTSSVGGIDCGATCASTALPLDTPVTLTAVPAAGSVFTGFAGPGCSGTATTCTVTLDRSRTVTATFEPAPIPDPGVNPGSGTGTGAPGAATPDAGSGFLPDPGLAGDVDADTVRPALAIRLGRGRLTARRSATVTLTLSERASVAGSLSLRTCTRRRGARRPTCRTTTRSVVLGTRGQGRSTARIPLRGLRPGTYTLRLTALDAAGNRSAVRTLRLTVRRR
- a CDS encoding TetR/AcrR family transcriptional regulator: MTAEPRRLTRAQQRVATRTAILDATGEVLVADGYAELTTRRVAELAGVAQSTLMHHFPTREALLVETVSHLAMRLADEAIDALDLVALREPAQRETVLDQAWAQFTSPVAIAAAQLWAAAWAEPQLAAALHELEQRLGGLIFGTAATLFPDISDDPRFRPSIDAAVSLIRGLVMAIPVSGAAEIDARWAAMKPVLADVAGALLDG
- a CDS encoding ABC1 kinase family protein; translated protein: MANEIRGSRLRRAASITGVAAGVAAREASARVITKTGDSDARRAAANRQQLKSAQALVKVFAGMRGAAMKVGQTLSAVDLGLVPEEIRPEFQEILATLQQGADPVPFRAIRKVVEEDLEAAIPDVFASFDETPLAAASIGQVHRARLHDGREVVVKVQYPGIAEAIHADMQNLRLGLKLLASIAPGIDTGAIADEIRERIAEELDYELEASNQRAMARVYRDHPFVVVPDVVMALCRERVIVMDFVDGRRFAEVRDLPAADRDRLGEILCRFYINGPMRHRLLNGDPHPGNALYLDDGRVAFLDFGFFKRLGDREVEHLVRSNVATYRGDADGLLDLIVELGALPPDPQLAQPFYESYHAIFGWLMVDEHTTADPSTTAEMMRRYTQMRGQEGFDELVLPAEHFVMMRSVMLLIGLLGQLGATNRWLDISREWMFGDEPVTELGRQEAAFFAGRHDYTTPAVDAGSRA
- a CDS encoding cytochrome P450; its protein translation is MSTAVRTPSVSGLHAAQSMLLKGLHTGSPIVKGAPGSDIARMRVGRRTSFTIKHPDYVDHVLHGAADRYHKSIEYELLRAVLGLNLFTDEDDSWRRHRMLLNPTMSKRHVRGMVDLMIDPIAAYVDAFDDGSDRIEVEMASSMVGLTMDVVGTALFGHRFGEVGAKMTKVVTTGLRSAEVATRLLIVASPPVWGMRAFSRALHHAPYVPPPLNALQWVMRTVDEIVWDLIDDRRAHPTGSDDLLNLLLSTQDEDGRHLPLRRVRDEVTTFMLAGHETTANALAWMWYLLALNPDARDRMLREVDEVLDGRRPTVDDIPNLPWTTACFQEAMRFYPPAWIIPRTAIEDDEIDGHRIPKGATVIVPIHAIHHDPRFWPDPEVYDPSRFLPENARGRPRSHYLPFGGGRRICIGTSFALMETTLITAMMSQRFVYDLVPGHPVEPEATLTLRPRNGVKMVARRRVANTTREAA
- a CDS encoding flavin-containing monooxygenase, with translation MRTADHEVVIVGAGFSGIGTSIRLTQAGIHDHLLVEEGDDVGGTWYWNTYPGVAVDIPSFSYQFSFERRTDWSRIYAPGKELRAYADDIATKHGVRAKTRFGTRITGATFDEDVHLWRLETSAGDEITARFVVGATGVLTQPKPPEIEGLSSFGGTTIHTARWDHSVDLRGKRVAVIGTGASAVQLIPEIATEVEHLTVFQRTPIWCLPKPDGPLPGAVKWLMGKIPGGDLAARAASQAFVEITFPLAAHYSAVVPFGKLGEKAGLRALQEVRDPEVREKLTPKYAVGCKRPSFHNSYLQTFNRENVLLETDPIARITKTGVRTEAGTLHKIDVLILATGFKVFEHGNMPPFRVTGRDGLDLEAFWDEHRFQAYEGISVPGFPNFFIVLGPYGYNGSSYFNLIETQTRHILRVLKRARAEGATAAEVRREANDRYFHAMLARRGGQIFWQDSCAVANSYYFDAHGDVPFRPAPTIETVWRSLRFDLDDYAYTRAPVTADEPVGAAA